Proteins encoded in a region of the Flavobacterium sp. MDT1-60 genome:
- a CDS encoding acyl-CoA dehydrogenase produces MDFNLTEEHLMIQQAARDFAQNELLPGVIERDEKQIFPTEQVKKMGQLGFMGMMVDPKYGGSGLDAISYVIAMEEISKVDASASVVMSVNNSLVCWGLQEYGTEEQKQKYLPGLASGEIHGAFCLSEPEAGSDATSQKTTALDMGDHYLVNGTKNWITNGNTASVYLVIAQTHPEKKHKGINALIMTKDMPGFSIGPKEQKMGIRGSDTHSLMFSDVKVPKENRIGEDGFGFKFAMKTLAGGRIGIASQALGIASGAYELALKYSKERKAFGTEICNHQAIAFKLADMAVNIEAARHLCMKAAWDKDQNKNYDVSGAMAKLFASQVAMDTAVEAVQIHGGNGYVKEYHVERFMRDAKITQIYEGTSEIQKIVISRSVIAG; encoded by the coding sequence ATGGATTTCAATCTTACCGAAGAGCATTTAATGATTCAGCAAGCAGCCAGAGATTTCGCCCAAAACGAATTGCTGCCCGGAGTTATTGAACGCGACGAAAAACAAATTTTTCCAACAGAACAAGTAAAAAAAATGGGGCAATTGGGCTTCATGGGAATGATGGTTGATCCTAAATACGGAGGAAGCGGACTTGATGCAATTTCATATGTAATTGCAATGGAAGAAATTTCTAAAGTTGATGCATCTGCTTCTGTAGTAATGTCTGTAAATAATTCTTTAGTTTGTTGGGGTTTACAAGAATATGGAACTGAAGAACAAAAACAAAAATATTTACCGGGTTTAGCTTCGGGAGAAATTCACGGTGCCTTTTGCTTAAGTGAACCAGAAGCAGGAAGTGATGCTACTTCTCAAAAAACTACTGCTCTTGATATGGGCGATCACTATTTAGTAAACGGAACTAAAAACTGGATTACGAACGGTAACACTGCTTCAGTTTATTTGGTAATTGCACAAACACATCCAGAGAAAAAGCATAAGGGAATCAATGCTTTGATCATGACGAAAGACATGCCAGGTTTTTCAATTGGGCCAAAAGAACAAAAAATGGGAATCCGAGGATCTGATACACACTCTTTAATGTTTAGTGATGTAAAAGTTCCAAAAGAAAACAGAATTGGAGAAGATGGTTTTGGATTCAAATTCGCTATGAAAACACTTGCCGGAGGTCGTATCGGAATTGCCTCTCAGGCTTTAGGAATTGCTTCAGGTGCTTATGAATTGGCTTTGAAATATTCTAAAGAACGTAAAGCTTTCGGAACAGAAATCTGTAATCACCAGGCAATTGCTTTTAAATTGGCAGACATGGCGGTTAATATCGAAGCGGCGCGTCATTTGTGTATGAAAGCGGCCTGGGATAAAGATCAAAATAAAAACTATGATGTAAGTGGAGCGATGGCAAAATTATTTGCTTCGCAAGTAGCAATGGATACGGCTGTTGAAGCGGTTCAGATTCATGGTGGTAACGGTTACGTAAAAGAATATCA